In Triticum aestivum cultivar Chinese Spring chromosome 5B, IWGSC CS RefSeq v2.1, whole genome shotgun sequence, the following proteins share a genomic window:
- the LOC123114802 gene encoding glutamate receptor 2.1-like: MSRTSISMALEDFYAVHRNYTPKLVLHIRDSKSNNVQAASAALDLLENYSVQVIIGPQTSSQAAFVSDLGNKSQVPVISFTATSPSLYSGSLPYFVRATLSDSTQVNSIASLIKAYGWRQVVPIYEETDYGRGVIPYLIDALQEIDVRVPYRSVIPLSATTEQITKELYKLLTMQTRVFLVHMSPDLASILFTMAKEVGMMKKGFVWIMTDGLTNVIDSTNPSVMEAMNGVLGVKFYTPKSAELDNYTIRWMRLQIDNPNDPPLKLSIFELWGYDTIWAVAQAVEKLGIKNKTSFQKPAVARNMTSMGTSVYGPDLLKTILQYKFRGLSGHFDLSGRQLQASTFQIINVVDKGWKEIGFWTAENGISRRLYHGESTTRHSGLASDLNPVIWPGKSTEIPKGWEAPVNGKKLRVGVHTSVYPQFMTSGKDPITGATTASGLSIDVFEEAIKRLPYALPYEYVAFGTTNDTSSGGYDDFVYQVYLKKYDVAIGDITISHNRTSYVDFTLPYTESGVAMVVPAKSSRTNNIWIFVEPLSRDLWLGSIILLFYTWVVLWLMEFLENSTNIAGQVPKQLGIMTSFSLFGDRFAAMIVQDDRSMGSSRVGFLVNLPSPAVDELEPEAIVERAMVAMAERENGVESLRSRIVLIVWVFFFLVLSASYTANLATMLTIRQLNPTITDIHDLRKSGDYVGCTSGSYVESLLEQLNFDRLKIKTYSTYDGFYSALSKGSKSGGIAAFIHEVPYIRLFLAKNCKGLETCMYISSLLVLFKMGPLLALHT, encoded by the exons ATGTCACGGACCAGCATTTCGATGGCCCTGGAAGACTTCTATGCAGTCCACAGAAACTACACCCCGAAGCTAGTTCTCCACATCAGGGACTCCAAAAGTAACAATGTCCAAGCTGCATCAGCAG CCCTCGACCTGCTAGAGAATTACAGCGTCCAAGTTATCATAGGTCCTCAAACATCTTCACAAGCAGCATTTGTATCGGATCTCGGGAATAAAAGTCAGGTCCCTGTGATCTCCTTCACAGCAACAAGCCCATCTCTTTACTCTGGCAGTCTTCCATATTTTGTTCGTGCAACACTGAGTGACTCTACACAAGTGAATAGCATTGCCTCCCTAATCAAGGCCTATGGGTGGAGACAGGTGGTGCCAATTTATGAAGAAACTGACTATGGTAGAGGTGTCATACCATATCTCATTGAcgccctccaagaaattgatgTCCGTGTTCCCTACCGGAGTGTGATCCCCCTGTCAGCAACTACTGAACAAATTACCAAAGAACTCTATAAGTTATTGACAATGCAAACAAGGGTCTTCTTGGTGCATATGTCACCTGATTTGGCTTCGATCCTCTTCACAATGGCAAAAGAGGTTGGTATGATGAAGAAAGGATTTGTATGGATCATGACAGATGGGCTAACCAATGTCATAGACTCCACGAACCCTTCTGTTATGGAAGCAATGAATGGTGTTTTAGGAGTAAAGTTTTATACTCCTAAATCAGCAGAACTGGATAACTACACCATACGCTGGAT GAGATTACAGATTGATAACCCAAATGATCCACCACTGAAACTAAGCATATTTGAACTCTGGGGCTATGATACTATATGGGCGGTAGCGCAAGCAGTTGAAAAGCTTGGTATTAAGAACAAAACATCATTTCAAAAACCAGCAGTTGCAAGAAACATGACAAGCATGGGAACTTCTGTTTATGGCCCGGATCTCCTAAAGACCATCTTGCAATACAAATTTAGAGGTTTGAGTGGTCATTTTGACCTTTCAGGTAGGCAGCTGCAAGCTTCTACATTTCAGATAATAAATGTAGTTGATAAAGGGTGGAAAGAAATTGGGTTTTGGACTGCAGAAAATGGAATTTCCCGGCGACTATATCACGGAGAATCAACGACACGGCATTCAGGCTTAGCTTCTGACCTAAACCCGGTAATTTGGCCAGGAAAATCAACAGAGATACCCAAAGGGTGGGAAGCTCCTGTGAATGGGAAGAAGCTTCGAGTAGGAGTGCACACAAGTGTATACCCACAATTTATGACAAGTGGAAAAGATCCTATTACTGGGGCCACTACAGCAAGTGGCCTTTCCATTGATGTATTCGAAGAGGCAATTAAAAGACTTCCCTATGCACTGCCCTATGAGTATGTAGCATTTGGCACTACGAATGACACAAGCAGTGGAGGTTATGATGATTTTGTTTACCAAGTTTACCTTAAG AAATATGATGTAGCCATTGGGGACATAACAATCTCACATAACAGAACTTCCTACGTCGACTTCACTCTACCATACACAGAATCAGGAGTGGCAATGGTTGTTCCAGCCAAGAGCAGCAGAACTAACAACATATGGATTTTCGTTGAGCCATTATCACGTGACCTGTGGCTCGGAAGCATCATATTACTATTCTACACATGGGTTGTTCTCTGGCTAATGGAGTTCCTGGAAAACAGCACAAATATTGCTGGACAAGTCCCCAAACAGCTCGGGATTATGACTTCCTTTTCCCTATTTGGAGACA GATTTGCAGCGATGATTGTCCAGGATGATAGATCCATGGGATCGAGTAGGGTAGGATTTCTGGTAAACCTACCTTCTCCAGCGGTTGATGAACTCGAGCCGGAGGCCATCGTGGAGAGGGCGATGGTGGCGATGGCAGAGAGAG AGAACGGAGTGGAAAGTTTACGATCTCGGATAGTTTTGATTGTATGGGTGTTTTTCTTCCTTGTACTGTCAGCAAGCTACACCGCAAATTTGGCAACAATGCTTACCATAAGACAGCTAAATCCAACTATAACTGATATCCATGACCTCCGTAAAAGTGGGGACTATGTAGGATGCACTAGTGGTTCCTATGTCGAGAGTCTACTGGAACAACTCAATTTTGACAGATTGAAGATCAAGACCTATAGTACCTACGATGGATTTTACAGTGCACTCTCGAAGGGAAGCAAAAGTGGGGGAATTGCTGCGTTCATTCATGAAGTCCCATACATCAGACTGTTTCTTGCAAAGAACTGCAAAGG ATTAGAGACATGCATGTACATCTCGTCGCTGCTAGTTTTATTTAAGATGGGACCATTGCTGGCTTTGCATACCTAA